One part of the Phragmites australis chromosome 3, lpPhrAust1.1, whole genome shotgun sequence genome encodes these proteins:
- the LOC133912322 gene encoding probable protein phosphatase 2C 33, protein MAGAAREGKLLSALPLATLIGRELRGDGSERPLVRYGHSGFAKRGEDYFLVKPDCLRVPGDPSSAFSVFAVFDGHNGVSAAVFSKEHLLEHVMSAVPQGISREDWLQALPRALVAGFVKTDIDFQRKGETSGTTATLVVVDEFTVTVASVGDSRCILGTQGGDVSLLTVDHRLEENADERERVTASGGEVSRLNLCGGQEVGPLRCWPGGLCLSRSIGDTDVGEFIVPIPHVKQVKLPNTGGRLIIASDGIWDALSSETAAQACRGLPAELAAKLVVKQALKTSGLKDDTTCVVVDIIASDHCSTPPPLSPKKNQNKLRSLLFGRRSHSSVGKLGDKSASFSPVEELFEDGSAMLEERLGRNLPSKANLPPFRCAICQVDQEAFEGLMMDNVGGCCSAPSTPWGGPYLCSDCRKKKDAMEGKRSSRSTTCR, encoded by the exons ATGGCGGGCGCCGCCAGGGAGGGGAAGCTTCTCTCGGCGCTGCCTTTGGCCACGCTGATCGGCCGCGAGCTCCGCGGCGACGGCTCCGAGCGCCCGCTCGTGCGGTACGGCCACTCCGGCTTCGCTAAGCGCGGCGAGGACTATTTCCTCGTCAAGCCGGACTGCCTCCGCGTCCCCGGCGACCCATCCTCTGCCTTCTCTGTCTTCGCT GTGTTCGACGGGCACAATGGCGTGTCGGCGGCGGTTTTCAGCAAGGAGCACTTGCTGGAGCACGTGATGAGCGCCGTGCCGCAGGGCATCAGCCGCGAGGACTGGCTACAGGCGTTGCCGCGCGCGCTCGTCGCAGGGTTCGTCAAAACAGACATTGACTTCCAGCGCAAGG GGGAGACGTCAGGGACAACGGCGACCCTGGTTGTGGTTGATGAGTTCACGGTCACTGTGGCGTCGGTGGGAGACTCCAGATGCATTTTGGGTACACAGGGCGGCGATGTCTCGTTGCTAACTGTGGATCACCGGCTAGAGGAGAATGCAGATGAGCGTGAGCGTGTCACGGCGAGTGGAGGGGAGGTCAGCCGGCTTAACCTCTGCGGTGGACAGGAG GTGGGCCCTCTCCGATGCTGGCCAGGTGGATTGTGCCTTTCGAGGTCGATTGGGGATACTGATGTCGGGGAGTTCATCGTGCCAATTCCACATGTCAAGCAAGTGAAG CTTCCAAATACTGGTGGAAGGCTAATAATTGCATCAGATGGAATATGGGATGCTCTGTCCTCAGAGACTGCTGCTCAGGCATGTCGGGGATTGCCTGCAGAACTGGCTGCAAAGCTTGTTGTTAAG CAAGCTCTGAAGACAAGCGGATTGAAGGATGACACCACCTGTGTGGTTGTTGACATTATCGCGTCTGATCATTGTTCAACGCCACCACCATTGTCTCCAAAGAAAAATCAGAACAAGTTGAGGTCTCTTCTTTTTGGTAGGAGGTCGCATAGTTCTGTCGGAAAGCTTGGAGACAAATCTGCTTCATTTAGCCCTGTGGAAGAATTATTTGAGGACGGATCTGCAATGTTGGAAGAAAG GTTGGGTAGGAATCTTCCATCTAAAGCAAATCTGCCCCCATTTCGCTGTGCGATCTGCCAAGTGGACCAAGAAGCGTTCGAAGGTTTAATGATGGACAATGTAGGTGGCTGCTGCTCTGCCCCATCAACACCTTGGGGTGGTCCTTATCTTTGTTCAGACTGTAGGAAAAAGAAGGATGCAATGGAAGGTAAAAGATCTAGCCGCTCAACAACTTGTAGGTGA
- the LOC133912323 gene encoding kinesin-like protein KIN-14F, with protein MAEAAAAILSLSASALVEDVLRQHGCRLSDRDLASRRAEEAAGRRNEAAGWLRRTVGAIAARDLPEEPSEEEFRLGLRNGQILCGALNRVHPGAVPKVVVNTAADSVLQPDGAALLAFQYFENVRNFLVAAQEIGLPCFEASDLEQGGKSSRVVNCVLALKSYGDWKQCGGTGPWKYGGNLKPSASGKSFVRKNSEPFRRCQSMNEGEMPYEEAGFSGDTHLDSGDMSTSRPLKMLVSAVLSDKRPDEIPQLLESMLSKLVEEFENRLSSQNELVKATLKNGTDRTKSFSKSKVLVEAIPNPSERKMDTTEVYCKHKQTKKETSREVALKQHSILQQQSKNVEELKADLITTKAGMEFMQMKYSEDLNILGRHLFSLAHAASGYHKVLEENRKLYNQVQDLKGSIRVYCRVRPFLPGQVSPSTLGSIDEGNITIVTSSKSGKEARKTFSFNKVFGPSATQDEVFLDTQPLIRSVLDGYNVCIFAYGQTGSGKTYTMSGPKNMTEQTQGVNYRALGDLFKLAEQRKGTFIYDIAVQMIEIYNEQVRDLLVNDGLNKRLEIRSNSQNGLNVPDASLVHVASTMDVMELMNIGQKNRAVGATALNDRSSRSHSCLTVHVQGRDLTSGTTLRGCMHLVDLAGSERVDKSEVTGERLKEAQHINKSLSALGDVIASLAHKNAHVPYRNSKLTQLLQDSLGGQAKTLMFVHISPEGDAVGETISTLKFAERVSTVELGAARLNKEPGEVRELKEQIGRLESALAAKDSGLEQNTSRDSEAFNMKMPSPGFSIRRQGSCDLLSSQTNFRQPMEDVGNIEVRANPTLRQKKPSFDLQDLLTSNDSPSWPDSNLRVNFQMGDEREAVGGDWIDKVVVNNKNPVSDWEGDNAALPDFFYQRYHSGMREKQYQRNNTRQKNDHELEQQRPRFSSTNTDDSDDIDMATSDSSESDALWQLNVQSMTNSISESGSKVKKPQTKIRDSLDSRTPIHSQIPSASRKASNGSNRSVRQPLSRSDSRRLSSNGRQAGTK; from the exons ATGGCTGAGGCAGCGGCGGCGATCCTCTCGCTCTCCGCGTCCGCCTTGGTGGAGGACGTGCTGCGGCAGCACGGGTGCCGCCTCAGCGACCGCGACCTTGCCTCCCGCAGGGCCGAGGAAGCCG CGGGGAGGCGGAACGAGGCGGCGGGATGGCTGCGCCGCACGGTGGGGGCGATCGCCGCGCGCGACCTCCCGGAGGAGCCGTCCGAGGAGGAGTTCCGCCTCGGCCTCCGCAACGGCCAGATCCTCTGCGGCGCGCTCAACCGGGTCCACCCGGGCGCCGTCCCGAAG GTGGTCGTGAACACGGCGGCGGACTCCGTGCTGCAGCCCGACGGCGCAGCGCTGTTGGCGTTCCAGTACTTCGAGAACGTGCGCAATTTCCTGGTGGCGGCGCAGGAGATTGGCCTGCCGTGCTTTGAGGCCTCCGATTTGGAGCAG GGAGGGAAAAGTTCCAGGGTGGTGAACTGCGTCCTCGCACTGAAGTCGTACGGTGACTGGAAGCAATGCGGTGGTACCGGGCCGTGGAAGTACGGGGGGAACCTGAAGCCGTCGGCTTCCGGCAAGTCCTTCGTGAGGAAGAACTCCGAGCCGTTCCGGAGGTGCCAATCGATGAATGAGGGCGAAATGCCTTATGAGGAGGCTGGATTCAGTGGCGATACTCATCTTGATTCCGGTGACATG TCGACGTCGCGTCCGCTGAAAATGTTGGTTAGTGCAGTTTTGTCCGATAAGAGGCCGGATGAAATTCCACAG CTCTTGGAGTCCATGCTGAGCAAGCTTGTTGAAGAATTCGAGAATCGTTTGAGCAGTCAAAATGAATTG GTAAAAGCGACTCTAAAAAATGGTACTGACAGGACCAAATCCTTTTCGAAATCGAAGGTTCTTGTTGAGGCCATTCCCAATCCTAGTGAGAGAAAG ATGGATACAACAGAAGTTTATTGTAAAcataaacaaacaaaaaaagaaacgtCTAGAGAAGTGGCACTGAAGCAACATTCAATACTTCAACAACAGTCAAAGAACGTTGAG GAACTTAAGGCTGATCTGATAACTACAAAAGCGGGCATGGAGTTTATGCAAATGAAGTACTCTGAAGACCTTAACATTCTTG GAAGGCATCTGTTTAGCCTGGCTCACGCTGCTTCAGGTTATCACAAAGTTCTTGAAGAAAATAGAAAGCTATACAATCAGGTTCAGGATCTTAAAG GCAGTATCAGGGTATATTGCAGGGTACGACCCTTCTTACCTGGACAAGTCAGTCCTTCTACCTTGGGTTCCATCGACGAGGGCAACATAACCATAGTCACTTCTTCAAAATCTGGAAAGGAAGCCCGAAAAACTTTTAGCTTCAATAAGGTTTTTGGCCCATCAGCAACACAAG ATGAGGTGTTCTTAGATACCCAACCCCTTATTCGCTCGGTTCTTGATGGATACAATGTCTGTATCTTTGCATATGGCCAAACTGGATCAGGGAAGACATACACAATG AGTGGGCCCAAGAACATGACTGAGCAAACCCAAGGTGTCAACTATCGGGCACTTGGCGATCTGTTTAAGCTTGCTGAACAAAGAAAAGGAACCTTCATTTATGATATTGCTGTGCAAATGATTGAGATTTATAATGAACAAGTCAGGGATCTCCTTGTCAATGATGGTCTGAACAAAAGAT TAGAGATTCGGAGTAACTCTCAGAATGGGCTTAATGTGCCGGATGCAAGCCTTGTCCATGTGGCGTCAACAATGGACGTCATGGAACTGATGAATATTGGACAGAAGAATCGTGCTGTTGGTGCCACTGCACTAAATGACCGGAGCAGTCGTTCCCACAG TTGTTTAACTGTTCATGTTCAGGGAAGAGATTTGACATCAGGGACCACTCTTCGTGGCTGCATGCATTTAGTTGATCTTGCAGGCAGTGAACGGGTTGATAAATCAGAGGTCACTGGAGAAAGGTTAAAAGAAGCACAGCATATCAACAAATCATTGTCAGCCTTAGGGGATGTAATTGCTTCGCTTGCCCACAAGAATGCACATGTACCTTACAGGAATAGTAAATTAACACAACTCCTCCAAGATTCACTCG GAGGCCAGGCCAAAACCTTGATGTTTGTTCATATAAGCCCAGAGGGTGATGCTGTAGGAGAAACAATCAGCACCTTGAAGTTTGCCGAGCGTGTATCAACTGTTGAACTTGGTGCTGCTCGACTAAATAAAGAACCCGGAGAAGTTAGAGAGCTAAAAGAGCAG ATTGGTCGACTCGAATCAGCATTAGCGGCAAAAGATTCAGGATTGGAGCAAAACACGAGCCGCGACTCTGAGGCATTTAACATGAAGATGCCTTCGCCTGGTTTTTCAATTAGGCGGCAGGGTAGTTGTGATTTACTATCTAGCCAAACTAACTTCAGACAACCAATGGAGGATGTCGGAAACATAGAG GTTAGAGCCAATCCTACATTGAGGCAAAAGAAACCAAGCTTTGATCTCCAAGATTTATTAACATCAAATGATTCTCCTTCGTGGCCAGATAGCAATTTGAGGGTGAATTTTCAGATGGGAGATGAAAGGGAAGCAGTTGGTGGGGATTGGATAGATAAGGTTGTAGTGAACAACAAAAACCCAGTCAGTGATTGGGAGGGGGACAATGCAGCTTTACCTGACTTCTTTTACCAGAGATATCATTCAGGTATGAGGGAGAAGCAGTACCAGAGAAATAACACAAGGCAAAAGAACGACCATGAGCTTGAACAGCAAAGGCCACGATTTTCCTCTACAAATACTGATGATTCTGATGACATTGACATGGCAACAAGTGATTCCTCGGAATCAGACGCACTATGGCAGCTCAATGTCCAAAGCATGACTAACTCAATTAGTGAGAGTGGATCGAAGGTTAAGAAACCGCAAACCAAGATAAGAGACAGCTTAGATTCCAG GACACCAATTCATTCTCAAATACCATCAGCGTCAAGAAAAGCCTCCAACGGTTCAAACAGGTCTGTTAGGCAACCTTTAAGCAGAAGCGATAGCAGAAGGCTTTCATCAAATGGAAGACAAGCTGGTACAAAGTAG
- the LOC133911003 gene encoding calmodulin-binding protein 60 D-like — protein MDLKRALDVEEEVVDGDEEELACPDAKRRRTFLNSSMQEAIGAQYMQRHLPKLEPFLRRVVQEEVHNVLIRHVDSANRLPLQLKTSSKRYKLQFQGNLPQTLFTGNRVEAENRQPLRVVLTDAANNQTVTSGPLSSMKVELLVLDGDFNADERLEHTEKEFNESIVFEREGKRSLLSGEVIIVLEKGVASIRDISFTDNSSWIRSRKFRLGARITRASSIDERVQEAVSNPFLVKDHRGEVYKKHHPPALADDVWRLEKIGKDGVFHKKLADFGIHTVQDFLRNLVMDQYGLRSLLGSGMSNKMWDSTVEHARECLLDDKLYSYCSGHAIVLLFNCIYELVGVIVGSHCFTLNALTPTQKALVAKLQQDAYKFPNRIAEFKVQSQSADQSSHTVQAPPAAVPGSASTQMPSLPQGVHCFPAGEPGSQDGLLNSLHHQPLNEALEDVLRSAGGAYQPNELWYPSFGAGGFDARDPFDVQFSSSHPCGLLLSSTGARL, from the exons ATGGACCTGAAGAGGGCTCTGgacgtggaggaggaggtggtggacggcgacgaggaggagctcgCCTGCCCCGACGCCAAGCGCCGCCGCACGTTCCTCAA TAGCTCGATGCAGGAGGCCATTGGCGCGCAGTACATGCAGAGGCATTTGCCCAAGCTGGAGCCGTTTCTGCGCAGAGTT GTGCAAGAAGAGGTGCACAATGTTCTTATCCGCCACGTTGATTCAGCAAACAG GCTCCCACTTCAACTAAAGACGAGCAGCAAACGGTACAAGCTGCAGTTCCAGGGCAATCTGCCTCAGACCCTTTTCACTGGCAACCGAGTGGAGGCGGAGAACAGGCAGCCTCTCCGCGTTGTTCTGACCGACGCTGCCAACAACCAGACAGTCACCTCTGGCCCCTTGTCCTCGATGAAGGTCGAGCTCCTCGTTCTCGACGGCGACTTCAACGCCGATGAGCGGTTGGAACACACCGAGAAGGAGTTCAACGAGAGCATAGTGTTTGAAAGGGAAGGCAAGAGGTCACTCTTGTCGGGCGAGGTGATAATCGTGCTTGAGAAAGGCGTTGCTTCCATCCGGGACATCTCTTTCACGGATAACTCCAGCTGGATAAGGAGCAGGAAGTTCAGACTTGGCGCGAGGATCACTCGGGCCAGTTCGATAGACGAACGGGTGCAGGAAGCTGTGAGCAATCCTTTCCTAGTGAAGGATCACCGTGGAGAAG TGTACAAGAAGCACCATCCTCCTGCATTAGCTGACGACGTATGGCGCCTGGAGAAGATTGGAAAAGACGGCGTTTTCCACAAGAAGCTTGCTGACTTCGGAATTCACACTGTCCAAGACTTCCTCAGGAACTTAGTGATGGATCAGTATGGACTGCGCAGT TTACTTGGAAGTGGAATGTCGAACAAGATGTGGGACTCAACCGTCGAGCATGCCCGGGAGTGCCTGCTGGACGACAAGCTCTACTCCTACTGCAGCGGCCATGCAATCGTTCTCCTGTTCAACTGCATCTACGAACTTGTTGGCGTGATCGTTGGGAGCCACTGCTTCACGTTGAATGCCCTCACTCCAACACAAAAG GCGCTGGTGGCGAAGCTGCAGCAGGACGCGTACAAGTTCCCAAACCGCATAGCAGAGTTCAAGGTGCAGTCGCAGAGCGCCGACCAGTCGTCGCACACGGTCCAGGCCCCGCCTGCGGCCGTGCCTGGCTCAGCGAGCACACAGATGCCCAGCCTTCCTCAAGGTGTCCATTGCTTCCCAGCAGGCGAGCCGGGCTCACAGGACGGGCTGCTGAattcgctccaccaccagccgcTCAACGAGGCCCTGGAGGAcgtgctgcggtcggccggcGGCGCGTACCAGCCTAACGAGCTGTGGTACCCGTCGTTCGGGGCGGGCGGCTTCGACGCGAGGGACCCGTTCGACGTGCAGTTCAGCAGCTCGCACCCGTGCGGGCTGCTGCTCTCGAGCACCGGAGCGCGGCTGTGA